The window acacacacacacaaaattCTGACATTTATTCAGACAATGATTGTAAGATAAATCAGCAGCGCTTACTGCCACATTTGTTTACGATCATTGGAGATAACTAGAAACCTTCCTAAAGCCCTTATCAGTGTTTGTTGGGGTTCACATTTGCCTGCTGTCCTGCCCTACCTCCCATACAGGGAGCAGCTTATGATCTAGTAGTTTGtattaggtttttgtttctgtgtttctattttttttttttttgtatatgaaAAGTTtgcattataattttaaaatgcagaagctaataaaaatatatctcCTTGAAAGCAGAGAGTAAGGAACCACAAGTTAAGATACTGAGCCTTTCAATCCTATGCCCCGGGCGGCCAGATATTATCTTGCCAATTCCATTTACTTCCAAGCCTAAGAGCAGTCTGTTTACACTAAGGGAAGGAAGCCGGTATCGCCTCAAATTCTCCTTCACTGTCTCCAACAACATTGTCTCTGGACTTAAGTACACAAGCACTGTCTGGAAGACTGGTGTTAGAGGtattaaaaacatgaaaaCGTACACTATGATTTCATTAACAAGGAGACATTATTCATTATGGTCATTGATCATGAAACTTTTTTGCAGTGGACAACACAAAGCTGATGTTGGGAACATTTAGCCCCCAGAAAGAACCTTACACATATGATTTGGAAGAAGACACTACCCCTTCGGGCTTGTTTGCTAGAGGGTCATACTCTGCAAGAACCAAGGTAAATCATTGAACTGATAATACTGTATGTTAAAGCTCTGTTTGATCATTACTTTTGTCACATGCTTTTCCTTTTGcaagtaaaaagtaaaaattgtatcTAAAATACAACAACAATAGTAAAAGCAATGATAACATGgaatctagagtaattattgAATCTTTCCTTTGATCATATTCTTGACTttgttaatttgttttatgCAGTTTGTAGATGACGATGGCAAAGCCTATTTGGATGTGAGTTACCACTTCGAAATCCAGAAGAATTGGCCATCATCATCACGTCCTTGATCAAATACTACCACATTTTGGGTTCTGCAATCCATTGTTCTTATTTGGTTACATCAAAGACTTTGTGCTTGATGTGTTATTTTTCTTACCTTTTTCCTGGTAGCTTGAATTTCCTGTCAACTTTTTCCCTGTGTTTTTTGTGTATGATTGTCTGTCTGTCTACATGATGTCATGGCCTCCACATTCGCTTTAATCGAGGTTCCAAATTGTACATAAAAGTGCCACTTATTGATGAAATGTCCTTCCAAAGGAACTTTGCCTCCAACAATTGGTGAAATCATTATGTATGAAAATGACAGGGAAATGGAAACCATGTGCCATGATTTAGCAAACATGGGATCTGCATCTGCTTTTAATAACTTTAGTTTTGGTGTGCCTTCCATTGCAAGGGTTCCAGAGTCAAAGCCAATCTTAAATATATAGTGGTCCCAACCCTTTTTTGCAAGTATTTGGTTGTCACATGGCATGAAGTTTCATGCCTGGTAGACTCACCACAAACAAAGAGAGGAGAGAGGACTCTAGGACCAATAATGAAGAgaatacttttcaaaaaaaaaaaaataatgaagagaaGTTTCCACCAACCGTCTTTCAATATCTTCATCATGAATATGAAGAAATCATAGAGTAAAAATCTACAAAAATCATGTACCTTATCTTCTGTGTTCAAACATGGCAAAATTGACGTGCGAGTTGTGGTCCACAGCAAGAAAATATATGAGACAAATCAGTTGTAGTTGTTAAAAAGAAGTTGGCATGTAATGACAGATACATGGCATTTAATGGAGATTTGAATAAGAAATCTTACATTCAAACCTTAATGTTCTGCCTTACGCAAGAAAGTATACATataaaatggaaataaaatgaaaaagctgAATGCTACTTTGTTTATTCACACCAATCTCAAAGCAACCATTGACAGCTTAATTGGCAGTTGGAAAGCTAAGACCTCAATAATCAGCAAGGTAGTGGTTGGAAGAGTGCAATGGATatagtttgaaaaacaagaGACAAcccctctttttttctttctattaaaTTAGAACTTCTCCTGGATGCTGCATCTAAATTTACAGGTTGCCATCATTTGCGTTTGCCCACTTTCCTCTCTCAGTCTTTGGGGGATTAGTTGCCCCAGAGAAAGCCACTTaactttttcataattttggaAATAACATCATTTCCAATGAAGCTTAGTGCTTAAGTAAGTGTACCTGAATACAAAAAGTaaataacaatattttaaaatgaaacaGGAATATCACATGACAGCCATGATTTGATCAAAATCGGACGGTTGGGATTAGGAATTGAAAGTAGGATATAGGTGTACCTCAATATATATAGATGTCTCATCTTAATTTCTCACACCAACTTTTCCTCTCTGTTCTATACCATGGCTTTCATGGCGCATGGCTCCCATGTTCTCCAaatgttgtttctttttcctgCAATAGATTCTCAATCTAAGGCCTCCTTAGCTCAATCAATGCTGTCTGTCTGCAGCTGAGCTTTAACTTGCATCCACCTCTTCTAATCATTTCACTCATGCCTCCTTGCTTACCCTATATAATTGCACTCTTTATTTATCTGTCACCTTAATTGCTGcttaatttaagcatggaaaaggaaaggaaCATGAGAAATAGGATAGACCATAAAGAAACCTTTCATTGCTCCTTAGCAATGATGGGGATAACATGATTAGATTTATGGCTGGATTGTTTTATCAAAGAGGATCCTAAGAGACAGATAAGTTTGCAAGTACTCAATATAAATGCCCACTGATGTAAATTTCTAGGTAACTATGCTCTTTACAAACTGATGGCATGGcttctattaaaattttacactCAGTTACAAAAATGGAACTCTGTGAACAAAATGAATAGTTTGttccttttcaaaaagaacaaaagaaaaaaaaggaaaaaggataaCAAATAAACCAATGACAACAGTTAAATTTGCCACTTGGGATGCAGCTCAGGCTGTTGGAAGGGTAAGAATTTGGGGAGATTGGAGCTATAGCACTCTCCACTTGTACAGAGGGGATAGACAAAGAGTGATTCAACTTTCCTTTCTCTTGTATGGTTATATACCAACCTCACTCTATATGTACAATAGGAGCTGAAATTCATGGATAGTCCAACAATGCAAACTTCACTTGCAAGCTAATCTTACCACCCTCATTGACTAGCTTAGCTGCAGTTACCAACCAATGTCCTGGAGCATCATGTGGACCACGCACGACCTCAGATACATCTAAATATTTTAGCAGTTTTTTGGAGCGAATTGGTGTGGGAGGACCATCAGGATATACACCTGAGTTAAGTGCTGTTGGAGCCTGCTTTTGTTGCTCAGTTACTGCCCGTTGAGTGAATGTGAAAGTTGTGCTTAGATTTGTGAGGAAACCGGTCTTGCGAGAAGTTTCAGGTGCAGCTGCCCATTCTGTCTTCCGGATTGTGCAGTTGGGTATATGGGTGTAAAGCAGACGGAGATGCAAAACTGTCTTTGGCCACTTCCCTTTGTTAAGGAGCTGTGCACCAGTTACAATAAAAACTCCACTTGAAACTTCTTTCAACCAGTTAGGATCATGCTTAACAACTGATGTGCACACATTTGAGTATCTCTTCCATCTGACTGGCTCCAAAAATTGATCACTGGAATTATAGTCATCCGAACCTCGCCATTGACAAGGTCTGCCAGATGTGAATGTCATTATATTTGGAAGACTTGAGAGATGCTGCACATGTATCGCCAACTGGTTGCATTTCTTTCCTTCCAAGAACAATCGGAGGCCAACTATTGGTTTTAGATCACTTGAAACCTGAAATTGTATtagattatttaaatttatttgtagtAACAACAGAAGATAGGATGAAAGATGGCTGCATATCTATCTCAACAAAATATAGGATGAATGTTGTTAAATGAGAAGAGACAGTAACTCTGATGGGTCAAGAAATTTAAACCTATATTTAAACACATAGCACCTGCCTGTTCCTATACACACATGCCTACATTTTCATAGATTTAGTAAGATACATATGCATGTGACAGAAAGGCAAAACTACACACAGATATGTAAGACAAACTCTTGCAAAGCCATGTCACCAAAAGTAcatacttaaaatatttttttgctcATAATTTATCCTCAAAAATAGTTAAGTTGTGTTTGTTGTTTGTTGTTACCAACAAAAAACATACAACTCAACTTCCACTTTCCAGAAGTGGTGATTCAATTCAACTTTCTACCACACAATTTGACCGTGGAAAAAGTGACATTTCAAATAGTAAAGTTGTATCTGTTGTTaccaataaaaaattcaatgcAACTTCCAGTTTCCAAAAGTAGTACCTCAATTCCACTTTCTACCACACTTCAACCATAAAGGTTGGccttttaataataataagtgaaTACATAAAACCTCCCAAACCCCACCAGTGTTGTTAGTACAGTACAAGAACTAGTCATACTTGCCAATTGCCACACTAATACTGATTTCGAGCAAAACTGGCATGCTGATATTAATCTTACTTTTAGGATTCTCTGTGCTAGCATGATGCTCATAGAATTTTAGTTATGTTGGGCACAGATCCTATcataagattttaaattatcaaGTGCATTGCTTACAAACAAGAACATAAAAGGTAAGCATTAGCGCAGTTTTTCCTTGACTTCAGGAAATATGCATTTCGGATCTCATGAGTCTTCTGTTTcacatgaaaatataaaattttaatgcaGGTCACAAGACAATATGATGATGCAAAATACATAAAACCGATACCAACTACTATAAAATAATGCCTTGTGAGCTGTTTGACTACCTGTGTAGAGCTGACATGTATCTTAGGACCCATGAAAGAAAATTGCAGGGAAGGGCAAGAAGCTTTTTTCATCTGATGCCTAAGTGGCAGCTCACAGAACATAGGTGCCCACTGTCGTGGAACTTGAAACTCCAAGAAATACCTTAAATCCTCAGGAGTAGGCTTGTCTAGACACAGAATCAGCAAGTTAAAGAAACTTTACTATCACAAAAATTAGAATATAGAGAAGTATACTAAGAACATATGATTTGTAAGAGATTGTTAAAAGAATGATAAGGCTAAAGGCCTCTAACAGCTCTGTACCTAGGCCCAAAATTTCATGTTCCCTCtgcttgaattttttttttttaaataaaaaagttcaTTCCtgtagttttaatttttgtgcAATCAAGTAAAATGATAACATATTAATGTTTTTCTGCTAAATGTCTTGACATGGCATTGATATGTCAAATTTAATGTCAGACAAAAGGATatgtggcattttttttcCAGTGAGGACACAACAGAAGGTAAATCCCTACCTCTAATTGCCATGTGGCTTTTGAGTTTTCATTGCGAACtgaattttaagaaaataaagtaaaaaagaaaacagattaaaatcaagttttttttaatagataTTTGGGGGAAAAGGGATTCAAACCCTACTCTTTTTCAGAAGGAGATCATGCATCAACCAATAACCCTAAAATCAAGTTGAAAAGTGAAAGTGCTTTCCATAGCATGGCAATCAAATAGAATTCCTTGGATCCTCAAGTACTGTCTCACCAACCAAACATACCTCAAATCAAAATCACACAAATATATATGAGTGAAAAAGAAGGCAGTCAAACAAATGCTTTAATTGATTCTGAACAAGTAATTCTGTCTTTCCAacaatttttaattactaatttagaattaaaattctaaataaattcggtttttgttttcatttttttttctttcctacCAAAATCCTTTAAAGATATCCTTGCCTTGCCGCCAAATTGTTATCATAGCCACAACATTTAGCTATATTTTCTAGTAGAGAAGGATTTCAGTCctcttcaaaataatattgaagCATTTAGTCAGGCACTGCAATACTTACAACGAAGATACAAATTGATCGCATGGCTAAGGTACCCACTTCCAGGAATCCCAGTCAGAAGAGAAGTAATTGGTACAAACTTGAACAAAATTCCTTCTGGTTTAGCAGGTACTGTTTGCAGCCAGTTGGAGTGACTATGCAAGAACACATTTCCTCCTCTTTTTGAACAAATGACAGAGAGTCCCTAttcaagttgaaaaaaaagggaaaaaaataattcaagggCTGTAATGATTATTCTATggaaaaaagaattatataGAGTAATACTCAAGTTCTAGACTCACATCTTTGCTTGATGTTTCTGCAATGCTGGCCAACTGCATGGTGTTTGACTGCAAAATGCGATTAAAGACCTCGGGCACCTACATAAATAAATAGCATTTAGAAACAATATGAtttaaaagacaaaaagaaaaaggagccCTTAAATTTCGATGAGGTGCTAATACTTTTAGTTTGCCATCTCTTGTTTTTCTCTGTAGTAATGAAGGGCTTTTCCCATCTGAAAACATAACATCTCCAAGATCCTCCAAATACCCTCTGAGCTCAGCAGGAGGAATTGTAGAGGAATTGTTCTGTCTGACACAAATTAAATCTTGACCTCCAATAGCCATGCCTACTATTATGTGTGTCCCATATGTCTGGATGAACCTGCCTAATACAATTTATTAGATATGTACTACATGAAaccaataataataaaattaatagatGCCAAGTAACCAAAATTATTCTTTCTGTTTCTTACCCCCATAGGAGGAATTGGGGGCAAGTCCCCAATTTTTCACATTTAGATACTTCACTGATACAACACTATGACAGAAAACCTTAGTGGAaattacacacacacacacacacacacatatgtAAATACATACATATTTAAGGACTCCCCACACCCACTTTTTTCAATTGGCAAGTGATGTCTTTAACCAAAATGTAGTAACAAACCTCTTCAGCATtcctattttaatttaatattcaaTATCTGTTTATACAAGAACACTACCCTAGCTCCAAAAAAAACATACATAAAGAACActgaatataataaatgacATAGGACAGCTAGGGGCAGTTGCATAGTCTATTAGTGGATGGTTGCTTAGGTTTTTGAGGACCCTAGTCATGGATACAAGAGATGGGAAAGTTTTTATTGaatgaagaaatcaaggattTAGAAAGCTATTTTGGGGCAATCTGGTACTGTGAATAGCACTTGTGAACTGCTAATTAGGGTTATTGTTGCAAGTTGGTTACTTTGATCTGAGATGGATAGAGTTTGGTAGACGAGTATTCAACTGAAAGATTTATGGCTGATCTTCAACCTACAACAAAACTGGAACTAAAAGAGGAAATGAGGAGGACATCTAGGCTACACATCTTAAACTTCCCAAAGGCTTCACACTCTCCCAAAAAGCATAATGCTTCTGATTTTACTATAAACTTgtttcaattaaataaaatcagtTACATTTTACCTATCCTACTTTTAGAAGTGCTTGAGAACCAAAACACATGAAACTATCACAATTGACTTAAAACTACTACTAAATTTAGAGTTAAAAATACCTGATAACatcaataaaatataacatGTGGTTCATAGAATGGAATTGATAATAGGGTGGAAAGACACTTTTAGAGTTCCCCAAAATATCATTTCCACCACAATCATATAACTGATTCTACTAAATACAGATTCATACATTACCTAAATTATGATTAACTGAAAACCTTCAAATCACAAACAGTTATTCAAAATCTTACTTGGAAACTTATCTATCATTTGTCCTGTGCGCGATAAAGCAAGAAAATTTCACATGACTAAACTGACCgatttactaaaattaactgTATCAGAACATTTAAATGGAGATTTAAACAATTTAGAACCCAAGAAATTAGAAATCTGCATGTTATGATACATAAAGACAGCACGCTAGACTATAATTATTGACAACAACAACAGCAACTGTTATAACATTAAGATAGTCCCAATTAACTTCTCCGTATTGAAATTTTCCAATTAGGTTAGTCAGACATTTGCAATGGAAGCACAATTACGGTACAATTGGTTATATGTGGAAAATGATAGAATGCAAGCatgttaatttaataataaatcaaaaggATTCTACTAATTTGAGAGCAAAACAGTGAGAAAGTAACATTTTCTAAACCAAAATGCATTTCACAAGCAATCTGAAAATGAATATTGCAGCTCCTTCATAATCTCATATTGAATTAGTTATGCTATATTTTTACAGCGCACAGCCACATGATCAACCTAACCAGTTCAGAACCATGTTCATTTCTGCATAACCAGCAATATATTCCCATTAACATGGGCAAGAGTGTATAACATACAGTTGACAGGATTATTTCTTGATATTTCTTCATTCACACAAAATGCCTCCACATGATCCGTATGATCTCTCATTAATATAGAATCGTACTTAATGCCAAGGAATTGCATAAACAATACTGAAAAGCTACCTAGACAATGATGCTGGATCCCAGTGAGGAGGAACAGACTTCTTAACTCTGTCATGCAGTACAAGTGGAGATGCTGTAAGGTGTAAATGGTACAATGAGATAAAATAACCATCAAAAGCAAGATTTTTGGTGCCTGCAGCATCATGAAGCCAGTCCCCACTCAAATCAAAGATAGTGTTAAGATAGCCTGAAGGAACTTTTCCTTGTATTGAAGATTTCTGATTAAGTAACTCAGACATCTGCACAAGAAGTAAGATTTGGAAGCAAAGATAAGGTTTAACATCAATACAGcaccaaatatatatattcaaagtTATATAAGGCACTTAATCAGTACAGCATTGAACAAGGCGCAAATCCTAGAtaattttcactttaaatcatgcttttttttttctttattttctctttcagcGATAAGGTTCAGGTAGAAACCCATCCAAGATATTTTGAGATTAGGATATTTCTCctactttaaattttcaagaagtTACCGGTATATTAGACACTTGCTACCTCACTAATATCAGTTGTTATTATGGATCAATAGAGTTCCTAGATGATGAAACAAATGATCAGGAACTCATAAAAGCAATTATTTTGTCTAAAATTGAGGTTCACTTTATATCAAAGTCAAGGTTTTATTTCCTATCTATTGCAAACCAAATGATTTAAGAAGAAACCTTGACCAAAAAAGAAACGAATTACTAGGAGACTGAAAACTGTTCGATAAATAAACTTCAAAAGTTGAAGCTTTTCCACTATACCAGTTCTCAACATGGTACATAATCAAAGGGCAACAATGTTATCATTATCCTTTGCTACtcttttaatttccttttgcaCTAAAAGTAATTCTATCAAAGACTTTCTCAGTTATTCCCAACAGAGTCCATTACTCTTCAGCACCTCAAGGCCAACACTTTTCTTTAGAATTACATTCACAGAAAGATGCTTTTATATAACCCCTAATAACTAGTAATATGGTCTATGACATCAGATCCTTTTCCattctcatttaatttcaGCGAAGTAGATAGTATTATATTCAATACACAAATCATAACAGCCGTCAACAGGAAAATAttcctattttatttaaataggACTCCATTGAGCCCGAAGCTAAACTACATTTAAATCCAAACCTGGATAGGCTAAACTACATTAAATCCAAACCTGGATAGGCTAAACTATATTAAAATCCAAACTTCGATAGGCTTCCTTAAATTATGAATCATTAGacatcatataaaaaataagaatgaaaAGTGGAAACAAATTTTTCTTATCCTCATTGACACCAGTAAGATAGAATTAACTCGGGTATCTCTGGGAAGAagagaaattttaaatagtgAAAGTTCCATGAATTCAACTAGCCCCATCCCATCTTGTTCACATTTAGGAGTGTGAAAGACATGTTAAAGGCAAATCTAATAATCCATGCAAATACAACCTAGATTTCCtttccaacttaaaaaatatcatttagtACAAATCCAATTATGCATGTAACCTATCCTTCTTTTCCAACTCCAAATCTTTGAAGTTGCATAAAAGGTGCCCTTAGTCAAAAGAGTGGAATAAACAAGTCTTTCCACATGTGACATAAGGTAACTTTTCATCCCCACCATTTCAAGGCtcattcataaaaaaatgaggataaCTAATGCCCATAACACAAGTTAAGGcgctatttttaaaaataaatttttcatgaaattgaaaacgagacaatattttaaataaaaagaaaagtatttCCATAAATAACATCTTGTCTCACCAATAATTAAGGGTTCAGGCACTCGTTAGAATTTTActagtcaaaattttatacttttctACCCGCAAATTTTGGCAACCTCTGTAGTTGTACAAGGTGGCCATTATCGACCAGTACTAAGCTAAATGTTTTTGACCCACTAAAATGAATCATGAAAAAAGAAGGTAAAAACTAAATCATGGGTTAATCAGGGAACTGATGCAAATCaagtttgagaaaattttctgAATTGGGTCTCCAAACTAACATCTTAATTATACTTCAAACACATATAAATCCCatatatttcatcaaatagagaaaagagaaggaaaaaaaaagaacctgATTGAATTCAAGAACATCAGATTTGAATCGAATACGATCGCCTTTATCAAGACGGATATCTTGGGAAACACCTTGGACAGTAAAAGCACCTGGAAATACAATGTCTCTTTTATTGGTTTCATCAAGCACCACCAATCTTGTTCCCTTGGCATATTTCAACCTGAAATCTCCACTTATATCAATCCCTTTTCCCAAAGCTTCCATAGCTCTAACCTCTATCGGCTTCTCAGTGTCCTCCATAACCATAGTTTTCTTCTCAACTCTCAAAAAGCCTCAAAGCCTGAAAGCAGCAGCAGGAGGCTTATAATTGGAGCTTtgggttgattttttttggaagAAAAGAGTAGTAGTAGCACAAAATTTGACCGTCAGCGTCATTATTATTCTTATAGGCCATTTTAGACTATCGTgtgaagaaatgaaaattatttggGTCGATGAAGAAGAGACGTCTGGGAGTTGAAAAGcatgttttacatttttttatgggtattgaaaagaatttgaaaggCAGTGGAAAAGGAATATGGATATCATCAATACGTGGCTAGAAGGGAGGCAATTTCCTGGAAGAGGGAAAGCTGTTGGTTTGGAGTATTTTGGTATTTGCCTTTTACCATTTCCACATGTTGAGGGCAGTGgaaaattgatttgattttaacaaCGCCAAGCATGGTTTTATGACGTTTCGGGATTGGGAATTACGAGTGTTGGACAAAGTGGGGACCACGTGGTGTTGACCCCAACGCAACCAAATGTTTCCCCAAGTCAACCTTGATAACCTACCTACTGCTTACCTACTGCTCCTCTCCCTTGGTTTTTTATGCTTCTGCTGCGATAAAATAATCTAGGTATCGTTT is drawn from Theobroma cacao cultivar B97-61/B2 chromosome 4, Criollo_cocoa_genome_V2, whole genome shotgun sequence and contains these coding sequences:
- the LOC18602581 gene encoding MACPF domain-containing protein At1g14780, with protein sequence MVMEDTEKPIEVRAMEALGKGIDISGDFRLKYAKGTRLVVLDETNKRDIVFPGAFTVQGVSQDIRLDKGDRIRFKSDVLEFNQMSELLNQKSSIQGKVPSGYLNTIFDLSGDWLHDAAGTKNLAFDGYFISLYHLHLTASPLVLHDRVKKSVPPHWDPASLSRFIQTYGTHIIVGMAIGGQDLICVRQNNSSTIPPAELRGYLEDLGDVMFSDGKSPSLLQRKTRDGKLKVPEVFNRILQSNTMQLASIAETSSKDGLSVICSKRGGNVFLHSHSNWLQTVPAKPEGILFKFVPITSLLTGIPGSGYLSHAINLYLRYKPTPEDLRYFLEFQVPRQWAPMFCELPLRHQMKKASCPSLQFSFMGPKIHVSSTQVSSDLKPIVGLRLFLEGKKCNQLAIHVQHLSSLPNIMTFTSGRPCQWRGSDDYNSSDQFLEPVRWKRYSNVCTSVVKHDPNWLKEVSSGVFIVTGAQLLNKGKWPKTVLHLRLLYTHIPNCTIRKTEWAAAPETSRKTGFLTNLSTTFTFTQRAVTEQQKQAPTALNSGVYPDGPPTPIRSKKLLKYLDVSEVVRGPHDAPGHWLVTAAKLVNEGGKISLQVKFALLDYP
- the LOC18602580 gene encoding rho GDP-dissociation inhibitor 1 isoform X2; the protein is MSAAVGNFSASKEIGFNKNETKNEDLRDNENNKFVDEAEENDHHKDEDDHHESEHDEEDDAKLISEKALDLGPQFSLKEQLEKDKDDESLRRWKEQLLGSVDMSAVGESKEPQVKILSLSILCPGRPDIILPIPFTSKPKSSLFTLREGSRYRLKFSFTVSNNIVSGLKYTSTVWKTGVRVDNTKLMLGTFSPQKEPYTYDLEEDTTPSGLFARGSYSARTKFVDDDGKAYLDVSYHFEIQKNWPSSSRP
- the LOC18602580 gene encoding rho GDP-dissociation inhibitor 1 isoform X1 produces the protein MSAAVGNFSASKEIGFNKNETKNEDLRDNENNKFVDEAEENDHHKDEDDHHESEHDEEDDAKLISEKALDLGPQFSLKEQLEKDKDDESLRRWKEQLLGSVDMSAVGAESKEPQVKILSLSILCPGRPDIILPIPFTSKPKSSLFTLREGSRYRLKFSFTVSNNIVSGLKYTSTVWKTGVRVDNTKLMLGTFSPQKEPYTYDLEEDTTPSGLFARGSYSARTKFVDDDGKAYLDVSYHFEIQKNWPSSSRP